A stretch of DNA from Schizosaccharomyces osmophilus chromosome 2, complete sequence:
CATACATTTCtgaatctttctttaatCTTGAAATTACTACATCTGTACTGCTGTTAGTCTCTTTTAATAGGCAGTTTCGTAATAACTTACTAGTCAATATGCCATCATACCCTAGTGTATCCTTCACCGTATTTACAATTTGCTGGTTTGTCTTTTCTCATTCATTCAGGAATTGCCATGCTCAAAACTCGATATTAACGAATGAGATACATTAGTACTGGTAttatcttttcaattcatttcatttttctctttactCATAAAAAGGAAGCACCATATAGTCGTCAAATCCtgattttgttcttttctaaGTTACTTTCTTTGGAGGATTAATCTGTGAGACTCGTGGTAGGGATGAAGCCTACCCATTCCCTTAACGATTGATGATACCTTCgagttgctttttttttttttttttttttttttagccAATAAATTCATCTAAAACATCCATTAtacataaaaacaaaaataaggaTAATTAAGTGTGTAAACCATAACCTTTAGCCCTAGGCATTGGCCTACAAGTCCGTCTAATGAAATCTGCTTGCACGATACACTACTTCAGTCTCAAAGAATTATCGGAAACCTGGTTCAAACAGGTCGCGCAAAAACATtaattcttcctttacTGAGGAGGCACATCATCGATCCTGCCCAATTGCCATTTTATCAGTCTATAAAAATTACTTCCCGGCTGAGAGAGTTCTTCGAATTTCCCTTGTTCAAGGATTTTACCATCGCCAATGACTAAAATTAAATCAGCACTTCGTATGGTAGCTAGCTTATGAGCAATAGTTATTGTAGTCATGTTTCGATTATGCATCAAGGATTGAATAGTACGATTTACCATTACCTCTGCTTCACCATCCAAAGCAGAAGTGGCTTCATCTAATATTAAAAATGCAGGAGTCCGAAGAAGTGCTCTGGCAATTGCAATACGTTGTTTTTGTCCTCCGCTGAGCTGCAGCCCACGCGTACCGACTTCAGTATCCCAAGTATctggaaaagaatatataaACCCACAATCAGCACGTAGAGCAGCAGCTTCTATTTCCTCTTGAGTTGCATTCGGATTTCCGTATGCAATGTTATCTCTGATGGTACCCGTAAAAAGAACCGGTTCTTGTCCTACAACACCAAAGTTACGACGCCATTGTTGTACATTGAAGGTAGAAACGTCGGTTCCATTAGCTAAAATTCTTCCAGAAATAGGATCATAAAATCGCAAAAGAAGCTGAGAGACGGTTGATTTTCCACCACCACTAGCTGCTACAATGGCTATGTTCATACCAGGTTGTAtttcaaaggaaagatCCTTGAAGATAGTAGATTTTGGCCTCGTAGGATAAGCAAAACCGACGTTCTCAAAAGTCAACACTGAGTTTCGAATGGTACTAGGAACTGGTGTTCCAGTGGAAGGTACGATTTTAGGGACACTATCCAATAAGTCGAACAATCGACCGGCTGCACCTAGACCTTTCATTATGTCTGTAAAACACCCAGAAAGACCAATAATGCTTCCTCCGGCGTAAACAGTATAAAGTAAGAAGGAGCTTAGTTGGCCTACTGTAATGTGACCGGCCGCAACCATATTACCACCCAATGCAAGTATAGCAATAACGGTTGCATTCCCACAAAAACCCGTAGAACCGAAAAAAACACCACTGGCCAAGGCCTCTTTCCGGGCAAGGTTGAAGAGATTACGGATATAATTATTAAAACGGTGGACCTCCTGACGTTCTCCCAAAAATGCCTGGGTAGTACGGACATTTGCGAGTCTTTCCTCTGAGACTCGTGTCAGATCACCTAAAGCATCCTGAGTCTTACGAGATAGTTTCCTAACATATTCTCcgtaaaagaaagcacCTAACGCTATTGGAGGAACAATTAGAGACATATAACCAGTAAGTGTTAAAGATGTATACAACATCATAGCAATGCCAGCGACGGCACTGACAGTACTTCTTAATCCGTCACTAAGATATGTGGAGAGAGATTTACCAACGATGCTACTATCGGTGGTTAAGCGAGAGATGATATCTCCATGCAAGTGTGAATCAAAGAAACGCCCGTCTAAACTGAGGCATTTAGCAAAAAGCCGGGAACGGAGACGAGAAATGATGTTTTCACTTAGGAGTCGAAGTGTGAAGATCCTGCCAAAATTACAAGCAGAACCAACCAAAAAGAGCCCCAGTAAACCCATATAAAAAGTATTAGAAGGTATCCCCATGATTTCTGTAAATCCGCTTTCAACACTGCTTGATCCAGCATCCACAATCTTGCCTACGGCATATGGGATTGACATAGAAATAGACGAGGAGATTAACAGGAGTGTTGCAGCTAGGGAAAATTGCTTTCCTTGGCCTTTAGCAAGGACGAGGATATTCCAAAAGGTTATTTTTCGAGGCTCCTGGGGGGTTTTAGGATCGGAATTCTCTGAGGATGAAttaatgcttttcttctgcCCTTCCAATTTTGATCCATGGGATGAGTTACCTAGATTCGGGGAATTATTCTGAAGCTGTGGATCAACTTTTTTAGTAGCTGCAACATGTGAATCGCTCGAACCTTTAGAATCAGACGAAAACGACGAGTTTTTTCGAACACATATAGTGGGGATACGTGGAGGATAAATATGACatgaaggaagagaagGATATTGGTGacaaaaacttttgcaaGAAGTAAAGTCTCTTTTCGTATGGGAAGGTTTTTTGGAGTAAGCTGACGCAAGGAAAGATTGGGTTACGAACGAAGCATGATTTGTAGGAGAAAACTTCGTCGGGACCGATAGCTTGGAGCAAGAACCCGCTTGGAACTGGCCAACATAATTTAAGAGAAACTTGCTATGGAACCGACGAGGGTGTATTGCATTTTTACGAATAAGGTCGACAACCATTGGCTTTATGCATCAAGACAGGAAGAGTTTCAAACACCTGGATAAAACACTTAAAAAGATGAATAAATCGGAGTTTAATCTACCCTTTACAGATGAATTTCCTTGAATAACAGGTGCAGAGTTCCAGTTCTTACACTTGACAGAAGTTGTGGTAAAGATGTAATTCAGCAATCGAGCTTggattcataaaaattGTTGCAGGTTCATTGAATGGACTGTACGTAGGGATACAAACAATACGAATGCTAATCcgtttgttttctttactttcaGTGATCACGCATTCGTTCATATCTGTAGAGACCAAATTCATACTATTTAGGCATAGTTCCCGTCTTCCTACCAAGCATGTAAATCTAAAGGtcattttctataaaaatACTATACtattttgtatttcaaATGAATGCTGAGAACCATTTTCCTTAATTTacattttcatcaattaACGGTTGAAAAATCCATGCCCATTATCGGTTGACTAAAATAGACtattaattaaaaaactcGAAGCTCTAATTCTATGAATATAATTTAATAAGTCTTGGCTTTTTTTCGAAGACTTTCTTTCGACCTTGCCTTACCATTTCTAGATAAATCTTTTGTATATACTCCAATACCCAAATTTGATGACAACCATCTCAATCATATCCAAGGGTCGAATATattaaataagaaaatatcTAGAAACCTTTTCCTTGCAATAATTACTTTGAACACTTGAAAGTCGTTCTTATACAGGCTTGTTTGTAATTGTTGCTTCTTTTACGTCTTATAAAAGCCCAAACGGAAACAGTGCCAAACATTagtacaaaagaaaaatccaTCATTTGTTCTTTGTGGTTTTAGCATTACATTTGCATTTGTTATTTTAGTGTACCATGGCAATCGACTATAGTAAATGGTATGAAGTGAGAAGACAAGACAAATATGAAGCAATATTAGAACGAATATGTTTTAAACTGGGACTGAAAAGACTAACATATTTGCAGGGACAAACTTGAGTTGAGCGATGACAGGTAAGTATGATCgtcctttcttttataagCAATGCGATGATTGTTCATGATAGAGAATGCCAAGCcttgatttgattttatGGAAATAGCTTTCAAAATCGACGCTAATATGCTGCAATTTATATCATGAAAGGCGCTTATGGGGGAGAggtttattcttttctaaactTACTAACAATTTTTAGTGATATTGAAGGTTCGTTTGCGTTTGACTTGGCCAAGTTTAGTATTCTAATCCTTTCTAGTTCATCCCAATGTTgataaaaaatcatttattCGCTGGCGCCAACGCGACATTCACGAGAAGCGTTCTAtaaggaaacaaaagatggaAGATATTAAGAGTGCAGTAAcaataaatcaaaaactaaaGGATCGTATTGCTCAAATGTATTCCTATCTTCAAAAGGATTCCCCTTCGGAACCTTTGCCTTAcctttcttcattcttgCAATCTAAAAGACAAGAGGATTCCGAGCAGGCTATAGAAGGAGGCATGTCTTATCATCAGATGTTGGTTGCCCTTTTGGATTCCATTAACAAGTCTATTGAAGAGGAACAAAATACTTCGTTAGGCCTTACCGAGCAATATATCAAGCATCTTCAAGGTCATGAGAAACGCCTTGACAATTTGATGATTAATGCCCAGAGAGAATACGATGAACTTGAATCTGAGAGCAAAAAGCATATTACTTCAGAAGATTTGCACATCGGATTTGACAGCACACAtgtccaaaagaaagaacaagaaaagaaaaagaaacagaaagaaCCTGTTCAGGTTATCGAATCTCTTAATGATCCTAGCCCATCTTCTCTCCAAGAAAATGCCTCCCCAGCTCAGTCTTCATCTGTCGCTGCTAATACCGATGAAGGAGAATCTGATTCGGATAGTGTTTCAATGTCTGTTGAGGGAAACAAATTTTCTCAAATTGCTTTCGGTGATTACGTTGCTTCTGAGTCTTTCTTAAAGGATCATCTTCATTTACTAGCTCAGGAGTCAGAATCGGATTCAATTTTGCTTGAGGCATTCAACGCTGAACTGGAGGGTAAGCCCTGGTTAGCTAAGCAATTTGTCCACCAAGCATTATTGCTCAATTATTGCCGACAACTTGGCCCTGGTGGAATCACAATATTCTTTCAACGGTATGgttttatttgctttacgAATTCTTTAATTAAAGCAAAGCTAACGAAATATATAGTGTACAAGATCCCAATCACCAAGCTCGTCGCTTGTTCTTGGAGGATGTTCAAAATACATATAGCCGTATTCATGAACGTAGCCACGCTATGGCAAATGAACAAGCTCAAAATGGAGAAGGTGTTGAGCAAATTCAACTCTGTTCTGTGGATCCGAATACCAAACTGTCTATAATAATTCCGGAGAAAGGCGCCGCAGAACCTGAGATGAAAGCTGCGCGAGTGACTTTTGAGTCATTTCCCCCTAATCTCCAAAAGGCTTTGGAAACTAACAATCTCGATAAAATCAATGCTGTCCTTGGTAAAATGTCCGTTGAAGATGCAGAAGAGGTTGTTGAAAAACTTAGCAGCACTGGCATGCTTAgtattgaagaaggaataaTAGATACCACTAAAGGTGAAACAATTCCCCAATCTACCATTGAATAAGCTCCTACTACAGTTAGATATCAATCCGATTACTCAGCCATATCTTATGATCaataaaatttgaatttaaaTTCGTTATCGA
This window harbors:
- the mdl1 gene encoding mitochondrial peptide-transporting ATPase, which codes for MVVDLIRKNAIHPRRFHSKFLLNYVGQFQAGSCSKLSVPTKFSPTNHASFVTQSFLASAYSKKPSHTKRDFTSCKSFCHQYPSLPSCHIYPPRIPTICVRKNSSFSSDSKGSSDSHVAATKKVDPQLQNNSPNLGNSSHGSKLEGQKKSINSSSENSDPKTPQEPRKITFWNILVLAKGQGKQFSLAATLLLISSSISMSIPYAVGKIVDAGSSSVESGFTEIMGIPSNTFYMGLLGLFLVGSACNFGRIFTLRLLSENIISRLRSRLFAKCLSLDGRFFDSHLHGDIISRLTTDSSIVGKSLSTYLSDGLRSTVSAVAGIAMMLYTSLTLTGYMSLIVPPIALGAFFYGEYVRKLSRKTQDALGDLTRVSEERLANVRTTQAFLGERQEVHRFNNYIRNLFNLARKEALASGVFFGSTGFCGNATVIAILALGGNMVAAGHITVGQLSSFLLYTVYAGGSIIGLSGCFTDIMKGLGAAGRLFDLLDSVPKIVPSTGTPVPSTIRNSVLTFENVGFAYPTRPKSTIFKDLSFEIQPGMNIAIVAASGGGKSTVSQLLLRFYDPISGRILANGTDVSTFNVQQWRRNFGVVGQEPVLFTGTIRDNIAYGNPNATQEEIEAAALRADCGFIYSFPDTWDTEVGTRGLQLSGGQKQRIAIARALLRTPAFLILDEATSALDGEAEVMVNRTIQSLMHNRNMTTITIAHKLATIRSADLILVIGDGKILEQGKFEELSQPGSNFYRLIKWQLGRIDDVPPQ
- the cdc37 gene encoding Hsp90 co-chaperone Cdc37, yielding MAIDYSKWDKLELSDDSDIEGSFAFDLAKFIHPNVDKKSFIRWRQRDIHEKRSIRKQKMEDIKSAVTINQKLKDRIAQMYSYLQKDSPSEPLPYLSSFLQSKRQEDSEQAIEGGMSYHQMLVALLDSINKSIEEEQNTSLGLTEQYIKHLQGHEKRLDNLMINAQREYDELESESKKHITSEDLHIGFDSTHVQKKEQEKKKKQKEPVQVIESLNDPSPSSLQENASPAQSSSVAANTDEGESDSDSVSMSVEGNKFSQIAFGDYVASESFLKDHLHLLAQESESDSILLEAFNAELEGKPWLAKQFVHQALLLNYCRQLGPGGITIFFQRVQDPNHQARRLFLEDVQNTYSRIHERSHAMANEQAQNGEGVEQIQLCSVDPNTKLSIIIPEKGAAEPEMKAARVTFESFPPNLQKALETNNLDKINAVLGKMSVEDAEEVVEKLSSTGMLSIEEGIIDTTKGETIPQSTIE